One stretch of Microbacterium terrae DNA includes these proteins:
- the zwf gene encoding glucose-6-phosphate dehydrogenase produces the protein MTVDISRGHNPLRDPEDRRLNRIAGPSALVIFGVTGDLSRKKLMPAVYDLANRGLLPPGFALVGFARRDWEDQDFAQVVHDAVRQHARTEFRDETWQQLLEGIRFVPGEFGDPAAFARLRDTVEKLDSERGTMGNHAFYLSIPPKDFAIVAEQLRASGLVDDTADQPDRWRRVVIEKPFGHDLESARALNDALRSTFPTDSIFRIDHYLGKETVQNILALRFANELYEPIWNANYVDHVQITMAEDIGVGGRAGYYDGVGAARDVIQNHLLQLLALTAMEEPISFDAQHLRAEKEKVLAAVTLPDDLATSTARGQYAGGWQGGEKVLGFLEEDGMNPESTTETYAAITLGINTRRWAGVPFYLRTGKRLGRRVTEIAVVFKRAPNLLFADNSGSGQGQNALVIRVQPDEGVTIRFGSKVPGAGAQVRDVTMDFGYGHAFTEASPEAYERLILDVLLGDPPLFPRHEEVELSWKILDPIEQFWDAQGGPLEQYSSGSWGPASADEMLARGGRAWRRP, from the coding sequence ATGACTGTCGACATCTCGCGCGGCCACAACCCGCTGCGCGACCCGGAAGACCGTCGCCTCAACCGCATCGCCGGTCCGAGCGCGCTCGTGATCTTCGGGGTCACGGGAGACCTCTCCCGCAAGAAGCTCATGCCCGCCGTGTACGACCTGGCGAACCGTGGCCTGCTTCCCCCCGGCTTCGCGCTCGTCGGCTTCGCCCGACGCGACTGGGAGGACCAGGACTTCGCGCAGGTCGTGCACGACGCCGTCCGCCAGCACGCGCGCACGGAGTTCCGCGACGAGACCTGGCAGCAGCTGCTCGAGGGCATCCGCTTCGTACCGGGCGAGTTCGGCGACCCCGCCGCCTTCGCGCGCCTGCGCGACACCGTCGAGAAGCTCGACTCCGAGCGCGGCACGATGGGCAACCACGCGTTCTACCTGTCGATCCCGCCGAAGGACTTCGCGATCGTCGCCGAGCAGCTTCGTGCGTCGGGCCTCGTCGACGACACCGCTGACCAGCCCGACCGGTGGCGCCGCGTCGTCATCGAGAAGCCGTTCGGCCACGACCTCGAGTCGGCTCGCGCCCTCAACGACGCGCTGCGCTCGACCTTCCCGACCGACTCGATCTTCCGCATCGACCACTACCTCGGCAAGGAGACGGTCCAGAACATCCTGGCGCTGCGCTTCGCGAACGAGCTGTACGAGCCGATCTGGAACGCGAACTACGTCGACCACGTGCAGATCACGATGGCGGAGGACATCGGCGTCGGCGGACGCGCGGGCTACTACGACGGCGTCGGCGCCGCCCGCGACGTCATCCAGAACCACCTGCTGCAGCTCCTCGCCCTCACGGCGATGGAGGAGCCCATCTCGTTCGACGCCCAGCACCTGCGCGCCGAGAAGGAGAAGGTGCTCGCGGCGGTGACCCTTCCCGACGACCTGGCGACGTCGACCGCGCGCGGACAGTACGCCGGCGGCTGGCAGGGTGGCGAGAAGGTGCTCGGCTTCCTGGAGGAAGACGGGATGAACCCCGAGTCGACGACCGAGACCTATGCGGCGATCACGCTGGGCATCAACACCCGTCGGTGGGCCGGCGTGCCGTTCTACCTGCGCACCGGCAAGCGCCTCGGCCGACGTGTGACCGAGATCGCCGTGGTGTTCAAGCGCGCCCCCAACCTGCTGTTCGCCGACAACTCGGGCTCGGGTCAGGGGCAGAACGCGCTCGTGATCCGCGTTCAGCCCGACGAGGGCGTGACGATCCGCTTCGGCTCTAAGGTGCCCGGTGCTGGCGCCCAGGTGCGCGACGTCACGATGGACTTCGGATACGGGCACGCCTTCACCGAGGCGAGCCCCGAGGCCTACGAGCGACTGATCCTCGACGTGCTTCTCGGCGATCCCCCGCTGTTCCCCCGCCACGAAGAGGTCGAACTCTCGTGGAAGATCCTCGACCCGATCGAGCAGTTCTGGGATGCCCAGGGCGGACCGCTCGAGCAGTACTCGTCCGGGTCGTGGGGCCCGGCATCCGCGGACGAGATGCTCGCCCGCGGCGGACGTGCTTGGAGGCGCCCGTGA
- a CDS encoding glucose-6-phosphate dehydrogenase assembly protein OpcA — protein sequence MIVDLPDTTVSKISRALVSVREEGGAVALGRVLTLIILTREGALEEVIEAANDASREHPMRVIVLMIDRPDADTRLDAQIRVGGDAGASEVVTLRVAGEAGDSNLESLVTGLLLPDAPVVVWWPNRTPANPSKTSIGKIAQRRITDAATKSDPSEFVAGLGSTYAPGDTDLAWTRLTRWREQLAAILDQPPYEPVTGVSVRGAADSPSTALLAAWLRLTLDVPVDWSYLDPEEWPHGIKSVTLTRASGEVVLSRPNSNVAILTQPGQPSHDLAFPRRTLRECLAEELRRLDPDVLYGRVITEGWELLDPPAGDGIRATKA from the coding sequence GTGATCGTCGACCTTCCCGACACCACCGTCAGCAAGATCTCGCGCGCGCTGGTCAGCGTTCGCGAAGAGGGCGGCGCGGTCGCGCTCGGCCGTGTGCTGACGCTCATCATCCTCACCCGTGAGGGCGCCCTCGAAGAGGTGATCGAGGCGGCGAACGACGCGTCCCGCGAGCACCCGATGCGCGTCATCGTGCTGATGATCGACCGCCCCGACGCCGACACGCGCCTCGACGCCCAGATCCGCGTCGGCGGTGACGCCGGCGCGAGCGAGGTCGTCACTCTGCGCGTCGCCGGCGAGGCGGGAGACTCGAACCTCGAGTCCCTCGTCACCGGTCTCCTCCTCCCCGACGCGCCCGTCGTGGTCTGGTGGCCGAACCGGACCCCGGCCAACCCGTCGAAGACCTCGATCGGCAAGATCGCGCAGCGCCGCATCACCGACGCCGCAACCAAGTCCGACCCGTCGGAGTTCGTCGCCGGTCTCGGCTCGACCTACGCGCCCGGCGACACCGACCTGGCGTGGACGCGACTGACCCGCTGGCGCGAGCAGCTCGCCGCGATCCTCGACCAGCCGCCGTACGAGCCCGTCACCGGCGTGAGCGTGCGCGGTGCCGCCGACTCGCCGTCGACCGCGCTCCTCGCCGCGTGGCTGCGTCTCACGCTCGACGTGCCCGTCGACTGGAGCTACCTCGACCCCGAGGAGTGGCCGCACGGCATCAAGTCGGTCACCCTCACCCGGGCGAGCGGAGAGGTCGTGCTGTCGCGTCCGAACTCGAACGTCGCGATCCTGACCCAGCCGGGTCAGCCCAGCCACGACCTGGCTTTCCCGCGCCGCACGCTGCGCGAGTGCCTGGCTGAGGAGCTCCGCAGGCTCGACCCCGACGTCCTGTATGGTCGAGTCATCACCGAGGGTTGGGAGCTTCTCGACCCGCCGGCAGGCGATGGGATCAGGGCGACGAAGGCATGA
- the pgl gene encoding 6-phosphogluconolactonase: protein MVEEWAPKRVVITTDPSALAESVAARFLSRVARRIDEGKRAHISLTGGSMGSAVLAAAARNPRVGRIDWSQVHFWWSDERFVPAGHPDRNDVQARAALLDALDIPAENIHAVAASDGDLDLDAAAAAYAAELARFAVKDAPYPAFDVCFLGVGPDGHIASLFPDRSEIQITDRTVVAVRDSPKPPPERVTMTRPVINASKRVWMVLSGVDKASALGLALAGASYASVPAAGAKGRKRTVFFVDEAAAAQVPPELIDREY from the coding sequence ATGGTTGAGGAATGGGCGCCGAAGCGGGTCGTCATCACCACCGATCCGTCGGCCCTCGCCGAATCGGTCGCTGCACGATTCCTCAGCCGTGTCGCACGGCGCATCGATGAGGGCAAGCGCGCGCACATCTCGCTGACCGGCGGATCGATGGGCTCAGCCGTGCTGGCGGCCGCCGCACGCAACCCGCGCGTCGGCCGGATCGACTGGTCGCAGGTGCACTTCTGGTGGAGCGACGAGCGCTTCGTCCCGGCCGGCCACCCCGACCGCAACGATGTGCAGGCGCGTGCCGCGCTCCTGGACGCACTCGACATCCCGGCAGAGAACATCCACGCCGTCGCCGCGAGCGACGGCGACCTCGACCTCGATGCGGCGGCGGCCGCGTACGCTGCAGAGCTCGCCCGCTTCGCGGTCAAGGATGCCCCGTATCCGGCGTTCGACGTGTGCTTCCTGGGCGTCGGCCCCGACGGTCACATCGCCTCGCTCTTCCCCGACCGCTCCGAGATCCAGATCACCGATCGCACGGTGGTCGCCGTACGGGACTCCCCCAAGCCGCCGCCGGAGCGCGTCACCATGACGCGACCGGTCATCAACGCCTCCAAGCGGGTGTGGATGGTGCTCTCCGGCGTCGACAAGGCGTCGGCGCTCGGCCTGGCGCTCGCGGGCGCGAGTTACGCGAGCGTACCCGCCGCAGGAGCCAAGGGCCGCAAGCGCACCGTCTTCTTCGTCGACGAGGCCGCTGCTGCGCAGGTTCCGCCGGAGCTCATCGACCGCGAGTACTGA
- a CDS encoding RNA polymerase-binding protein RbpA — MATGGNAIRGTRVGAGPMGEQDHGFHADRVAVSYWDALGNETVRYFAAGIPEEEIPDTIDSPHSGLPAGRDKANPPAVAKTEPYKTHLAYVKERRTEEEADALLDDALKVLRERRGQD, encoded by the coding sequence ATGGCCACCGGAGGAAATGCGATCCGCGGCACCCGCGTCGGTGCCGGTCCGATGGGCGAGCAGGACCACGGCTTCCACGCCGACCGCGTGGCGGTGTCGTACTGGGATGCCCTCGGCAACGAGACGGTCCGCTACTTCGCCGCCGGGATCCCCGAGGAGGAGATCCCCGACACGATCGACTCCCCGCACTCCGGTCTCCCGGCAGGTCGCGACAAGGCGAACCCGCCGGCGGTCGCCAAGACGGAGCCCTACAAGACGCACCTCGCGTACGTGAAGGAGCGCCGCACCGAGGAAGAGGCCGACGCCCTCCTCGACGACGCCCTCAAGGTGCTGCGCGAGCGCCGCGGTCAGGACTGA
- the secG gene encoding preprotein translocase subunit SecG: MQILEFVLQVLLGITSLLLTLLILLHKGRGGGLSDMFGGGMTSALGSSGLAERNLNRFTVVLALVWFVSIVALGLITKFQAI; this comes from the coding sequence GTGCAGATCCTCGAGTTCGTCCTGCAGGTGCTCCTCGGCATCACGAGTCTCCTGCTGACCCTCCTCATCCTTCTCCACAAGGGGCGCGGTGGCGGCCTGTCCGACATGTTCGGCGGCGGCATGACCTCGGCCCTCGGCTCTTCGGGGCTCGCGGAGCGCAACCTCAACCGGTTCACGGTGGTGCTGGCGCTCGTGTGGTTCGTCTCGATCGTCGCCCTCGGGCTGATCACGAAGTTCCAGGCGATCTGA
- the tpiA gene encoding triose-phosphate isomerase, translating into MGVSADLDSSATSSRRTPLIAGNWKMNLDHLQAVAFVQKLHWTLKDAKHEDGSVEVAVFPPFTDLRTVQTLLDADKIPFALGAQDVSTQDSGAYTGEISGAFLAKLDASYVIIGHSERRQYHAETDEVVAAKVKAALKHSLVPVICVGETLEQREESGPTAVSVAQLQVALEGVPADADIVIAYEPVWAIGTGQVASPEQAQEVCAAVRRVVAEKLGEDAAARTRVLYGGSVKAANIASFMREPDVDGALVGGASLVVDEFAAIIRYQKHVGV; encoded by the coding sequence ATGGGCGTAAGCGCTGATCTCGATTCGTCGGCTACGTCGAGCAGGCGTACGCCGCTCATCGCGGGCAACTGGAAGATGAACCTCGACCACCTGCAGGCGGTCGCGTTCGTGCAGAAGCTGCACTGGACCCTCAAGGACGCCAAGCACGAGGACGGCTCGGTCGAGGTGGCGGTCTTCCCGCCGTTCACCGACCTGCGCACGGTGCAGACGCTGCTCGACGCCGACAAGATCCCGTTCGCCCTCGGTGCGCAGGACGTGTCGACGCAGGACTCGGGCGCCTACACCGGCGAGATCTCGGGCGCGTTCCTGGCGAAGCTCGACGCGTCCTACGTCATCATCGGCCACTCGGAGCGTCGGCAATACCACGCCGAGACCGACGAGGTCGTGGCGGCGAAGGTCAAGGCGGCCCTCAAGCACAGCCTCGTCCCCGTGATCTGCGTGGGTGAGACGCTGGAGCAGCGCGAAGAGTCCGGGCCGACCGCCGTGTCGGTGGCGCAGCTTCAGGTCGCCCTCGAGGGCGTGCCCGCCGACGCCGACATCGTCATCGCCTACGAGCCGGTCTGGGCGATCGGCACGGGCCAGGTCGCCTCCCCGGAGCAGGCCCAGGAGGTGTGCGCTGCGGTCCGCCGCGTCGTCGCCGAGAAGCTCGGAGAAGACGCCGCGGCTCGGACGCGTGTGCTCTACGGCGGTTCGGTCAAGGCAGCGAACATCGCGAGCTTCATGCGCGAGCCCGACGTCGACGGCGCTCTCGTCGGTGGTGCGAGCCTCGTCGTCGACGAGTTCGCCGCCATCATCCGCTACCAGAAGCACGTCGGAGTCTGA